From one [Ruminococcus] lactaris ATCC 29176 genomic stretch:
- a CDS encoding RHS repeat-associated core domain-containing protein, which produces MQNPYTYNAEYIDASTGNQYLRARYYDLEEGIFLTQDSYLGSLLEPLSQNLYTYAENNPVNYSDPSGHGILSKIIK; this is translated from the coding sequence ATACAGAATCCGTATACCTACAATGCGGAATATATCGATGCATCGACCGGAAACCAGTACCTGAGAGCGAGATATTATGATCTAGAGGAAGGAATCTTCCTGACACAGGACAGCTATTTGGGAAGTCTGTTAGAACCACTCAGCCAGAACCTGTATACCTATGCGGAAAACAATCCGGTGAATTACAGTGATCCGAGTGGACATGGAATCTTAAGTAAGATAATTAAGTAA